A region from the Lolium perenne isolate Kyuss_39 chromosome 4, Kyuss_2.0, whole genome shotgun sequence genome encodes:
- the LOC127347113 gene encoding putative F-box/LRR-repeat protein At3g58880, with protein MVTAGLAAFYVSNRLDFVARILFLEPNSGAEPSEFPVGQFPIARAAAAAAAAIPIYSTRLLDSPVAAFCASSLMELRSGRRLIPPSRHGARRRSLADGDGVDRISSLPDDLLLQILGRLRCARDAARTSFLSRRWRGLWRCLPELHFREIGAGALGAALGQAGRPALSFLEIDIPEKHRITDPARVSALLRAAARLAPANLVLTDKDRSVPCFDRAISMKLTVHNLQLTPPAQGAVFPVLERLTMSRCHLNTDALVRRCPRLRVLELLQCAIGTIKVHSPTIEELVVKQSFYTQCIHIMAPVLKRLTMDIQVWFFFTLSCFSAPMVEDVLWECRSSYQNIGVGEWWRLQRLKLLTENSARTLRLFIDAKMLRHTKHMPPAERNFNQHIGPLPAFSVLELYLLNGEHVFGAAVLNLLEIRSTIRRLKVVIRHHADEESCPPECACDLPRNWRSQSVSLVALEQVEINGFNGNDHEIDFLKLLFRCATQMKTMTVQLSTNILGSNREWAEIYNIFKENPSVECFVTVAASSKQLLF; from the exons ATGGTCACCGCTGGAttagccgccttctacgtctcCAACCGTCTCGACTTCGTCGCCC GGATTTTGTTCCTCGAGCCAAACTCGGGAGCGGAACCGTCCGAGTTCCCAGTTGGCCAGTTTCCTATCGCCCgggccgccgccgcggccgccgccgccattCCCATCTACAGCACCCGGTTACTCGACTCGCCCGTGGCTGCCTTCTGTGCGAGCTCACTGATGGAGTTACGGTCCGGCCGTCGACTCATCCCACCATCGCGGCACGGAGCACGCCGTCGCTCTTTAGCGGACGGCGACGGCGTGGATCGGATCAGTTCCCTTCCCGATGACTTGCTCCTCCAGATCCTCGGCCGCCTCCGTTGCGCCCGCGACGCCGCCCGCACTAGCTTCCTCTCCCGGCGTTGGCGCGGCCTGTGGAGGTGCCTACCGGAGCTCCACTTCCGCGAGATCGGGGCAGGCGCTCTCGGCGCCGCGCTCGGCCAGGCCGGGCGCCCCGCTCTGTCCTTCCTCGAAATAGACATACCCGAAAAACACAGGATCACGGACCCTGCGCGCGTCTCCGCACTGCTCCGTGCCGCCGCGCGGCTCGCGCCGGCGAATCTCGTCCTCACCGACAAAGATCGATCCGTCCCCTGCTTCGACCGCGCAATCTCGATGAAGCTGACCGTGCACAACCTCCAGCTGACACCGCCGGCGCAGGGCGCCGTGTTCCCGGTGCTGGAGCGGCTGACCATGTCGCGCTGCCACTTGAACACGGATGCGCTGGTCAGGCGGTGCCCTCGCCTGCGCGTCCTAGAGTTGCTCCAGTGCGCCATCGGCACGATCAAGGTTCACTCGCCAACGATCGAGGAGCTTGTGGTGAAGCAGAGCTTTTATACGCAGTGCATTCACATAATGGCTCCCGTGCTTAAGCGGCTGACAATGGATATCCAAGTGTGGTTCTTCTTCACCTTGTCGTGCTTCTCGGCGCCGATGGTGGAAGATGTCTTGTGGGAGTGCCGTAGTTCCTACCAAAATATTGGGGTTGGCGAGTGGTGGCGTCTGCAAAGACTCAAACTATTGACAGAGAATAGTGCCCGCACCCTACGGCTGTTCATAGACGCTAAGATGCTTCGGCATACG AAGCATATGCCGCCCGCGGAGCGAAACTTTAATCAACATATAGGACCGCTCCCCGCCTTTTCTGTTCTGGAGCTATATTTACTCAACGGAGAACATGTTTTTGGAGCAGCAGTGTTGAACCTACTTGAAATTCGTTCCACTATAAGAAGGCTTAAGGTGGTCATTCGACATCATGCG GACGAAGAATCATGTCCACCAGAATGTGCTTGTGATCTACCACGAAACTGGAGAAGTCAGAGCGTCTCCTTGGTGGCTCTTGAACAAGTGGAAATAAAtggtttcaatggaaatgaccacGAAATTGATTTCTTGAAACTTCTGTTCCGATGCGCAACTCAGATGAAGACAATGACGGTGCAACTTTCCACCAATATTTTGGGAAGTAACAGAGAATGGGCGGAAATATACAACATCTTTAAGGAAAATCCTTCTGTCGAATGTTTTGTTACTGTAGCAGCAAGCAGCAAGCAGCTTCTGTTCtag